From Mytilus edulis chromosome 8, xbMytEdul2.2, whole genome shotgun sequence, one genomic window encodes:
- the LOC139484447 gene encoding ankyrin-1-like encodes MSGKTDILKSSIEHTDDLDLFNKDNETALYLAERDGNADIVHLLLQHHCNPDICNIKDKIPLLIACHNDHIQVVKLLLQHYCDRYIFYDNLANALFISCIKNRIHIARLLLQHIYDDKEQNATKAYIPLSDEIEGADYINTLSPNNQTCLDIVASHTGNIDMLALLLEYKADLDISSPLCSAASNGSIDIVNILLKHNANPNICNNDKETSIYIAALHGYTEIVKLLLNYDCNFNICNEENETPLFVASGKGNVEIVKLLLHHKCELNLCNKRHETPLFIAVAHNHFEVMELLLHHECELNMFNKESMTPLYIASYSGLTNIAKLLIDHRCKIEVCDSSDTSPLYAATCFGNTEIVKYIFNQQKTELDISIETYKKVLSTAVDNSNAHIVELLMQNNCNPNICNYDDEKPLITASRNASLQGFAEIVELLLEHDCDPNICDKYGETPLNIAAGKGYIDIVRLLLKQNCDTNKCNKQMETPLFKATFKGYAEIAETLLENNSNPDLCDKYKQSPLHIASSMGHTRIVELLLGYNCNTNLRNQRHESALDVASHMGHTDIITLLRRENKRKCKIS; translated from the exons ATGTCTGGTAAAACAGATATTCTTAAATCATCAATAGAACATACCGATGATCTAGATCTCTTTAATAAAGATAATGAGACAGCACTCTATTTAGCCGAGAGAGATGGTAATGCTGATATTGTTCATTTACTTTTGCAACACCATTGTAATCCAGATATCTGcaatataaaagacaaaatacCGTTGTTGATAGCTTGCCATAACGACCATATTCAGGTTGTAAAATTATTGTTGCAACACTATTGTGATCGTTATATATTCTATGATAACCTTGCAAACGCGTTATTTATATCTTGCATTAAAAATAGAATCCACATAGCGAGGTTGCTATTACAACACATCTATGACGATAAAGAGCAAAATGCTACCAAAGCATATATACCTTTGAGTGATGAGATTGAAGGTGCTGACTATATAAATACTCTTAGTCCAAACAATCAAACCTGTCTGGATATAGTTGCTTCACATACTGGTAATATTGATATGCTAGCATTATTGTTAGAGTACAAAGCAGATCTTGATATCAGCAGTCCTTTGTGTTCGGCTGCTTCAAATGGTTCTATAGatattgtaaatatattattaaaacataACGCTAATCCGAATATTTGCAATAATGACAAAGAAACCTCCATTTATATAGCAGCCTTACATGGTTATACTGAAATAGtcaaattattattaaattacGATTGTAATTTTAATATCTGTAATGAAGAAAACGAAACACCACTGTTTGTCGCTTCTGGGAAAGGAAACGTAGAAATTGTTAAATTGCTCCTACACCACAAATGTGAGCTCAATCTCTGCAATAAGAGACACGAGACACCTCTCTTCATTGCTGTTGCTCATAACCATTTTGAGGTTATGGAATTATTATTGCATCATGAGTGTGAGTTAAACATGTTCAATAAAGAAAGCATGACACCTCTTTATATAGCCTCATACTCTGGGCTAACCAATATTGCCAAACTTCTGATTGATCACAGGTGCAAAATTGAGGTGTGTGATTCGTCCGATACAAGTCCACTGTATGCTGCAACCTGCTTTGGTAATACCGAAATTGTCAAATACATCTTTAACCAACAAAAAACCGAACTTGATATCAGTATAGAAACATATAAAAAGGTTCTTTCTACAGCTGTTGATAACTCTAACGCACACATTGTGGAGTTATTGATGCAAAACAATTGTAATCCTAACATATGTAATTATGATGACGAAAAACCTCTCATCACAGCTTCAAGAAATG CATCGCTTCAGGGTTTTGCAGAAATTGTAGAATTATTGTTAGAACATGATTGTGATCCTAATATTTGTGATAAGTATGGTGAGACACCTTTGAACATAGCTGCAGGCAAGGGTTATATTGATATTGTTAGATTATTGTTAAAACAGAACTGTGatacaaataaatgtaacaaacaGATGGAAACGCCTCTTTTTAAAGCAACGTTTAAAGGTTATGCAGAAATTGCAGAAACATTGTTAGAAAACAATAGTAATCCCGATTTGTGTGATAAGTACAAGCAGAGTCCTCTACACATAGCTTCAAGTATGGGTCATACCCGCATTGTAGAACTGTTATTAGGTTACAATTGTAATACTAACCTTCGAAACCAACGCCATGAAAGTGCTTTGGATGTCGCTTCGCATATGGGTCATACTGATATAATTACATTATTAAGACGAGAGAATAAAAGGAAATGTAAAATCTCATGA
- the LOC139484448 gene encoding ankyrin-1-like, protein MVIVIFWGDVTPLFEAAKGGFIDVVKLLLEYKGNPNLSDKYSRIPLDIASEKGYTDIVTLLLKYKSETDHRDEDNVTPLLRTSMANHTDTAKELLKDGADYNICNIINITPFFVAVENDYTKIVDMMLQFKDREIMKNRYDTVRFYLACKKGDITAVNSLLEQQVKVNSNDNEFNHSALHVASSVGHADIVKILLNQNCDINIRDKYGGTPLLRSSFSGQTDVVKLLLKKEANVNAADTFGCTPLMMAV, encoded by the exons ATGGTAATAGTGATATT CTGGGGAGATGTTACACCTCTGTTTGAAGCTGCAAAGGGAGGTTTTATTGATGTTGTAAAGTTACTACTAGAATATAAAGGAAACCCAAATTTGAGTGATAAGTACAGTCGTATACCTCTTGATATTGCATCGGAAAAAGGTTACACAGACATTGTAACGTTACTGTTAAAGTACAAATCAGAAACAGATCACCGCGATGAGGATAATGTAACACCTCTTTTGAGAACTTCGATGGCAAACCACACGGATACTGCAAAGGAACTTTTAAAAGATGGCGCCGATTACAATATTTGTAATATAATCAATATAACACCTTTCTTCGTTGCTGTAGAAAATGATTACACAAAAATTGTAGACATGATGCTACAATTTAAAGATAGGGAAATTATGAAGAATCGTTATGATACAGTACGTTTTTATTTGGCTTGCAAGAAGGGTGATATAACTGCAGTTAATTCGTTATTGGAACAACAAGTTAAAGTAAATAGTAATGATAACGAATTCAACCACTCAGCGCTGCACGTAGCGAGCAGTGTTGGTCATGCTGATATTGTAAAAATACTTTTAAACCAGAATTGTGACATAAATATACGTGATAAATATGGAGGAACGCCTCTGTTGCGATCTTCTTTCTCAGGTCAAACAGATGTTGttaaattattgttaaaaaaagaagCAAATGTAAATGCTGCCGATACTTTTGGGTGCACACCGCTTATGATGGCTGTATGA